In Electrophorus electricus isolate fEleEle1 chromosome 12, fEleEle1.pri, whole genome shotgun sequence, a single window of DNA contains:
- the zdhhc9 gene encoding palmitoyltransferase ZDHHC9: MIIMSAVMIAKKVTRKWEKLPGKNSFCCDGRVMMARQKGVFYLTLFLITGTCALFFAFECPYLAVHLSAAVPVCAVILFLFVMAMLLRTSFSDPGVLPRALPEEASFIEMEIEAANGSVPAGQRPPPRIRNVQINNQIVKLKYCYTCKIFRPPRASHCSICDNCVDRFDHHCPWVGNCVGKRNYRYFYLFTLSLSLLTIYIFTFDIVHVTLRSVDSGFVNTLKETPGTVVEVLVCFFTLWSVVGLTGFHTYLISLNQTTNEDIKGSWSGKNRVQNPYSHKNIVKNCCEVLCGPTYPSVLDRRGVMLESSGSTPCKTSDVTAATANTVTPNEKTTSPLIPNEHSPDEAPPSIATTGHDTATSIPEEEDATGPNGSAPKAPPTTILVKESSH, translated from the exons ATGATCATTATGTCGGCGGTAATGATTGCGAAGAAGGTCACTCGAAAGTGGGAAAAACTCCCAGGGAAGAATAGTTTCTGCTGCGACGGACGCGTGATGATGGCTCGCCAGAAAGGCGTGTTCTACCTGACGCTGTTTCTGATCACGGGGACCTGCGCTCTCTTCTTCGCATTCGA GTGCCCGTACCTAGCTGTGCACCTGTCTGCGGCCGTGCCCGTATGCGCCGTgattctcttcctctttgtcATGGCCATGCTGTTACGGACCAGCTTCAGCGACCCGGGCGTGCTGCCCCGGGCCCTGCCTGAGGAAGCCAGCTTCATCGAGATGGAGATCG AGGCAGCCAACGGCAGTGTTCCGGCTGGCCAGCGGCCGCCGCCCCGGATCAGGAACGTGCAGATCAACAACCAGATCGTCAAGCTGAAATACTGCTACACCTGCAAGATCTTCCGGCCTCCACGCGCCTCGCACTGCAGCATCTGCGACAACTgcgtgg ATCGCTTCGACCATCACTGCCCATGGGTGGGTAACTGCGTAGGGAAGAGGAACTACCGCTACTTCTACCTgttcacgctctctctctcgctcctcaCCATCTACATTTTCACCTTCGACATCGTCCACGTCACACTGC GCTCAGTGGATTCTGGATTTGTCAACACTCTTAAGGAAACCCCTGGGAC TGTTGTGGAGGTCTTGGTGTGTTTCTTCACGCTCTGGTCTGTGGTGGGACTCACTGGCTTCCACACGTACCTCATCTCTCTGAACCAGACCACCAACGAAGAC ATAAAAGGTTCGTGGTCGGGGAAGAACCGGGTTCAGAACCCATACAGTCACAAGAACATTGTGAAGAACTGCTGTGAGGTGCTGTGTGGACCCACCTACCCAAG tGTGTTGGACAGAAGGGGGGTGATGCTGGAGTCTTCTGGCTCCACCCCTTGCAAAACTTCAGATGTCACAGCCGCCACGGCCAACACAGTGACGCCCAATGAG AAAACCACTTCCCCTCTGATCCCCAACGAACACTCCCCCGACGAGGCCCCGCCCAGCATAGCCACGACTGGCCACGACACTGCCACCAGCATCCCTGAAGAGGAGGATGCAACCGGCCCGAACGGGTCCGCACCCAAAGCCCCGCCCACAACCATCCTCGTCAAGGAGTCTTCCCACTAG
- the c1galt1c1 gene encoding C1GALT1-specific chaperone 1 — protein MPSESGSFLKGVILGGVFCLILALLGTFSPEIQFRSDDHHHLHHHLKPLSREELQKLTVAQMSKVTQQVRVYCLIMVTPKILVHWATANETWSKHCDRSAFYSSESAKALEAIDLQEKNEWTRLRKAITHAYDSAGGIRWFFVARPTTFAIIENLKYLVLVKDSSQPFYIGHVQKSGDLEYVEYESGIVLSYEAVRRLVEVFKDESKCPERGHAIWTLSEEKQLATCLRYAGVFAENGEDEKGKELFNKKSVNTLISDSMSQNPSDVVEACCSDMAITFTGMSQSQMQVMMYGVYRLRPYGHNFHDSLTFLPPKDSDND, from the coding sequence ATGCCGTCTGAAAGCGGCTCGTTCCTGAAGGGGGTGATCTTGGGGGGCGTCTTTTGTCTGATCTTGGCTCTTCTTGGGACCTTCAGCCCAGAGATTCAGTTTAGGTCCGAtgaccaccaccacctccaccaccacctcaaaCCTCTTAGCAGAGAGGAGCTGCAAAAGCTGACCGTGGCACAAATGTCAAAAGTCACCCAGCAGGTGCGTGTGTATTGCCTCATCATGGTTACTCCCAAGATCCTGGTTCACTGGGCAACAGCTAACGAGACCTGGAGCAAACACTGTGACAGGTCAGCCTTCTACAGCTCTGAATCGGCCAAAGCTTTGGAGGCCATAGATCTGCAGGAAAAGAATGAGTGGACCAGACTGCGCAAAGCCATCACACATGCGTATGATAGCGCCGGTGGCATTCGCTGGTTCTTTGTGGCACGACCCACCACTTTTGCAATTATTGAGAATCTCAAATATCTGGTACTGGTAAAAGACTCCAGTCAGCCCTTTTACATTGGCCATGTGCAGAAATCCGGTGACTTAGAATACGTGGAGTATGAGAGTGGGATTGTCCTCAGCTACGAGGCAGTGAGGAGACTCGTGGAGGTGTTCAAGGACGAGAGTAAATGCCCGGAGCGGGGCCACGCGATTTGGACGCTGAGTGAGGAGAAGCAGCTGGCCACGTGCCTGAGGTACGCCGGCGTGTTTGCTGAAAACGGAGAGGACGAGAAGGGCAAAGAGCTCTTCAATAAAAAGAGCGTGAACACCCTAATTTCTGATAGCATGAGCCAGAACCCCAGTGATGTGGTGGAGGCATGCTGCTCTGATATGGCCATCACGTTCACCGGCATGTCACAGAGCCAAATGCAAGTGATGATGTATGGAGTTTACAGGCTGCGGCCATACGGACACAACTTCCACGATTCCTTGACATTTTTACCTCCAAAGGACTCAGACAATGACTAA
- the mcts1 gene encoding malignant T-cell-amplified sequence 1, translating to MFKKFDEKENVSNCIQLKTSVIKGIKNQLLDQFPDIDPWLNQIMPKKDPVKIVRCHEHIEILTVNGELLFFRQREGPFFPTLRLLHKYPFILPHQQVDKGAIKFVLSGANIMCPGLTSPGAKLYPANVDTVVAIMAEGKQHALSVGVMKMTAENIEKVNKGIGIENIHYLNDGLWHMKTYK from the exons atgtttaaaaa ATTTGACgaaaaggaaaatgtttcaAACTGCATTCAACTGAAGACGTCAGTAATCAAAGGCATTAAGAATCAGCTACTAGACCAGTTTCCTGACATTGATCCATGGCTCAATCAAATCATGCCCAAAAAGGACCCTGTCAAAATCGTGAGATG TCATGAACACATTGAAATTCTGACAGTAAATGGGGAGCTGCTCTTCttcaggcagagagaggggccCTTCTTCCCGACCCTCAGACTCCTACATAAAT ATCCATTCATTCTTCCACACCAACAAGTGGATAAAGGGGCTATCAAGTTTGTTCTTAGTGGAGCCAATATTATGTGCCCAGGACTGACATCACCAGGAGCAAAACTCTACCCTGCTAATGTTGACACAGTTGTT GCCATAATGGCAGAAGGTAAGCAGCATGCACTCTCTGTGGGAGTCATGAAAATGACTGCAGAAAACAT AGAGAAGGTAAACAAGGGGATTGGGATCGAGAACATTCATTATCTCAATGACGGACTGTGGCACATGAAGACGTATAAATAA
- the cul4b gene encoding cullin-4B: MFPTGPPSPTPQAASELLHDSFTAAKRRRVNTSESVSASPKAACNSSASCSPASQHVQKKLRFEDPAELIGLEAKMAEESPAASCSKAKSGFPAAGLGHHANGLAKSATFANSKPGAAKKLVIKNFKEKPKLPENYTHETWQKLKEAVEAIQNSTSIKYNLEELYQAVENLCSHKISAKLYKQLRAVCEDHIKAQINQFREDSLDSVLFLKKIDKCWQDHCRQMIMIRSIFLFLDRTYVLQNSMLPSIWDMGLELFRFYIISDLKVQSKTIDGILLLIERERSGETIDRSLLRSLLGMLSDLQIYQDSFEQRFLEETNRLYAAEGQRLMQEREVPEYLHHVNKRLEEEADRVITYLDQSTQKPLIATVEKQLLGEHLTATLQKGLNHLLDENRIQDLSLLYQLFSRVRGGVQVLLHHWVEYIKAFGSTIVINPEKDKTMVQELLDFKDKVDSIIDVCFLKNEKFVNAMKEAFETFINKRPNKPAELIAKYVDSKLRAGNKEATDEELEKMLDKIMIIFRFIYGKDVFEAFYKKDLAKRLLVGKSASVDAEKSMLSKLKHECGAAFTSKLEGMFKDMELSKDIMVQFKQYMQCQNIPGNIDLTVNILTMGYWPTYVPMEVHLPPEMVRLQEIFKTFYLGKHSGRKLQWQSTLGHCVLKAEFKEGKKELQVSLFQTLVLLMFNEGEEFSLEEIKLATGIEDSELRRTLQSLACGKARVLTKTPKSKDVEDGDKFSCNDDFRHKLFRIKINQIQMKETVEEQASTTERVFQDRQYQIDAAIVRIMKMRKTLSHNLLVSEVYNQLKFPVKPADLKKRIESLIDRDYMERDKENPNQYNYVA, from the exons atgtttccaaCAGGTCCGCCTTCCCCTACTCCCCAGGCAGCGTCCGAGCTGCTCCACGACAGCTTCACGGCAGCCAAGAGGAGGCGAGTCAACACGTCCGAGTCCGTGTCCGCGTCCCCCAAAGCCGCCTGCAACTCCTCCGCGTCCTGCTCTCCCGCGTCACAGCACGTCCAGAAGAAGTTGCGGTTCGAGGACCCGGCGGAGCTCATCGGGCTGGAGGCGAAGATGGCAGAGGAGTCTCCGGCCGCGTCGTGCTCGAAGGCGAAGAGCGGCTTCCCGGCCGCGGGGCTGGGACACCACGCCAACGGGCTCGCCAAGTCCGCCACGTTCGCCAACAGCAAGCCGGGGGCTGCAAAGAAACTAGTCATCAAGAACTTTAAAG AAAAACCAAAATTGCCAGAAAACTACACGCACGAGACGTGGCAGAAATTGAAAGAAGCCGTGGAGGCGATACAAAACAGCACTTCAATAAAGTACAATCTGGAGGAGCTCTACCAG GCTGTTGAGAATCTGTGCTCTCATAAGATATCTGCCAAGCTCTATAAGCAGCTTAGAGCAGTATGTGAAGACCATATCAAGGCACAAATCAATCAGTTCCGAGA GGACTCCCTAGACAGTGTGCTCTTCTTGAAGAAGATAGACAAATGTTGGCAAGATCACTGCAGACAAATG ATCATGATTAGgagtatatttttgtttttggatcGCACATATGTTTTACAAAATTCAATGCTGCCATCAATCTG GGACATGGGCTTAGAGTTGTTTCGCTTCTACATCATCAGTGATTTGAAAGTGCAGAGCAAGACGATTGATGGAATCTTGCTCCTTATTGAGCGGGAGCGCAGCGGCGAGACCATAGACCGGAGTCTCCTCCGGAGCTTGCTGGGAATGCTCTCGGATCTGCAG ATTTATCAAGATTCGTTCGAGCAGCGGTTTCTCGAAGAGACCAATCGACTGTATGCTGCCGAGGGTCAGCggttgatgcaggaaagagaG GTCCCAGAATATCTCCATCATGTTAACAAGCGCTTGGAAGAAGAAGCAGACCGCGTCATCACATACTTGGACCAGAGCACGCA AAAACCCCTCATTGCCACTGTGGAAAAGCAACTACTGGGAGAACACTTGACGGCAACGCTTCAGAAAG GCCTGAATCACCTGCTGGATGAGAACCGTATCCAGGACTTGTCTCTGCTGTATCAGCTCTTCAGCCGGGTTCGAGGTGGGGTACAGGTGCTTCTGCACCACTGGGTCGAGTACATCAAG GCCTTTGGTAGCACAATAGTCATCAATCCCGAGAAAGACAAGACGATGGTGCAAGAGCTGCTGGATTTTAAGGACAAAGTGGATTCCATCATCGATGTTTGCTTCTTAAAAAACGAAAAATTTGTAAATGCCATGAAGGAGGCGTTTGAGACCTTCATCAACAAGCGGCCAAACAAACCGGCAGAGCTCATAG CAAAATATGTGGATTCCAAGCTGAGGGCAGGAAATAAAGAAGCCACTGATGAGGAACTTGAGAAGATGCTGGATAAGATTATGATCATATTCAGGTTTATTTATG GCAAAGATGTCTTTGAGGCCTTTTATAAGAAAGACCTGGCTAAGAGGTTGTTGGTGGGGAAAAGTGCCTCGGTAGATGCTGAGAAGTCAATGCTGTCCAAACTGAAGCATG AGTGTGGTGCTGCATTTACCAGTAAATTGGAGGGAATGTTTAAAGATATGGAGCTTTCAAAAGACATCATGGTGCAGTTCAAGCag TACATGCAATGCCAAAACATCCCTGGTAACATTGATCTGACTGTGAACATTCTCACTATGGGTTATTGGCCAACTTATGTCCCTATGGAAGTGCACTTGCCTCCAGAG ATGGTGAGATTGCAGGAAATCTTCAAGACTTTTTATCTGGGGAAGCACAGTGGAAGGAAACTACAGTGGCAGTCAACATTAGGACATTGTGTGTTGAAAGCAGAATTCAAGGAG ggaaagaaagagctTCAGGTGTCGCTGTTTCAGACGTTGGTTCTGCTCATGTTCAATGAAGGCGAAGAATTTTCCTTAGAAGAGATCAAACTGGCTACAGGAATCG AGGACAGTGAGCTGCGACGGACCTTGCAGTCCTTGGCCTGTGGAAAAGCACGGGTCCTTACCAAAACGCCCAAAAGCAAAGATGTGGAAGACGGAGACAAGTTTTCCTGCAACGACGATTTCCGGCACAAACTGTTCAGGATTAAGATCAACCAGATCCAGATGAAGGAGACT GTGGAGGAGCAAGCTAGCACTACGGAGAGAGTCTTCCAGGACCGGCAGTACCAGATCGATGCCGCCATCGTCCGGATTATGAAGATGAGGAAAACCTTGAGTCACAACCTCTTGGTATCTGAGGTCTACAACCAGCTCAAATTCCCAGTCAAG CCTGCTGATTTAAAGAAGAGGATAGAGTCACTTATTGATAGGGACTACAtggaaagagataaagagaatcCTAATCAGTACAATTATGTGgcttag